The following DNA comes from Caretta caretta isolate rCarCar2 chromosome 10, rCarCar1.hap1, whole genome shotgun sequence.
TAAAGAATTTAGGCAAGTAGATAGCACTGATAACTTATCATTAGGTGTTTGAGGAAAGACATCTTGTCATGGAGAAAATAATCTAAAGTGCAGAAttaattcaaaattaaaattattcaCTGAATCTAATACATAGGTACAAATTATCACAATTTAAAAATCTACTCCACACAAATTTGAGAATATACGGAACACTATGTAATGGATTATGTGGTTAGACAGAGGAGTCTAGTATGAATATAATCATATAAATTTACAATTTACCAGTTACCTAAATTCAACCGTCTCTGAAGTAGATACTGAGCAAGTTCATTAGTGCTGGAAATAATATACTGGTTAGGAAAAGGAGTAAGGAACAAGTCTGAGGGAATTTAGGTAAAACAAAATATCAGAACTGGAATTTATTATAACACCCAGGGCTAACAACCTCACAAATGCTACCACAGGATATTTAATTACCTCAAGCGATGGGAGCCTCTCTCTCATCCAAAGACAAGACCTTCAAATGCCTAGGGTTATCTGTGGAAATGTCTTATCCAACTAGCCCAACCCAGTTTACGAGATATGACAAGACCATAGCTTCAGGTGGTACAGCGGACAGTAAAATCAAGAATCAGATTTTTCATGAAGGTATGATATAAGAACTAAACTGTAGGAAAACGTGTCAATCTTCTACTTATTTCACAATGCATAGCAGTTAGGACAATGGAAACATCAGTAAATTAAACTTAAGAGAAACAGCTGCAGCAAGTAACGCAACACCTTGCAGATGGGAAGGGGGGAGCTGAGTCCAGGATAGGGCTAATTCTTTCCTTGCTAACACAGCCCAGAACCAGAATCACCCCTTCTGGAGCATCAAGCACCCTGAGgcatggggatttggggaagagagaaactCCTGAGTGGAGCCAGCCCAAGACTCagagcttggctacacttgcgagttagaccgcattaaagcagccctgggtgtcctagctcactacccgtccacactggcaaggcacgtagagtgctctgactccacaGCTAGAGTGCTCCTGGTGCTCCACCTCAGCAAGAAGATTAACGTTTGTTGCGCCTTGGCTGAAACACCTGGGTGTCAGTGTGAACGAAGCattgcattactgcactctgatcagcctccggaaatgtcccataatccctttaagtcaagtggccactcttctcattgttttggaatcactGCAGGAATGCAAATATGCCATTTGAAAGCTCcctttctgacagctggctgcttatcggctccgagacaaagcaaccattactatggaatacttgggggggggggggatctgctgctgtctgaatttacaagatagcacgctgacatgctctcagccccccccaaaacccactctctcctcccacatacacacaacacgctCGCtgtcacaccccacccccatttgaaaagcatgttgcagccacttgcacgctgggatagctaccacaatgcactgctctctgtggccattgcaagagctgctaatgtggccacgccagtgcgcttgtagctgtcagtgtggacataTTGCAGCgatttccctactgcgctctacaaaggctggcttaactcaaagcgctctacatctgcaagtgtagccatgccctcagaggAAAACAAATACAAAGGCAGCTGTAGCATGATGTCAGGCACTAATCATTAGACTACCTTCTGACTTTGGACACTCCCTCTCTTATGCTTATTGGCCGTTTGCTCTAACGCCTCCTGCTCCCCCGTCCCAATCTTCCACGTCCACCTCCCTCTTCACTCTTCCCTACTGCCTTTCaatgtcccctctccccctgcctttgtctttccatttagctgatcacCTCTTAACAAAAAGCTCTacttgaagggggaaaaaacaaaaagccaccCTCACATCACACCAAGCCCCctccaaaaagaaaaacatattaaGGATAACATGACATTTGCAAACCATCACTCTGTTCCCATGTTACCTCTCTTTCCCAAACCATTTGTCTgttattctgtttgcacagagcctagcacaatggggccacatTCTTGGTTGACCTCTAagtgctactacaatacaaataaagaacAGATGGGTATAGTACATAATTAGTATTGTACAGAAATGAAACAGTGGTCAAAACTTTGGGGGACCAGTTAAAAGTGTATTGCTTGTAGAAAGATTTTGAGTTGTATTTAAAAGGGAGAGGGAATCCATGAAGGTCCCACCAAATGTGGGAAATGAGGGAGGGGAGACTTACAGTTTAGACTTGGAAGAGCAGATGTTGGGAGAAATGGATAAAGCTGTGGCCCGGAAAGGTCTTGTAATCTAAAGGATTGTCCACACTAGGGAATTTTTCAGATTTCCCAGCCACAATGagaactgtagtgtagacagggctttgGCTGTTGCCACTTTTTAACACCATGCTATCTAACCTTGCTGGAAGCAAGTCTAATTAACACTTTGCAGTCAACAGTGTCAGCAGCCTTTCTGTACTACAGAGTCCCAACATTGTTTACAGGAGTTTAGCAGATTTATGGTGATATGAACTGGCTGAAGGGTACAAGAGATCTACACTCTCTATCAGAATGCACCAAAGCAATAGGTGGTATAGgcccgattcaggaaagcacttaagcatctgcttaagtaCTTTACTGGACTGGAGCAATAATGAGCAATTCTCTGCCGAATAAATTAACAATGCAACAGATTTAGTCATTTTATTAGTTAGAACAGAAGTAAGCGCCTTGTTATAGAACTTGCTTCAGGACAAGGTCAGCAACTTTGACAAATTTCTATAGAAATAGCAAAGCAAAGGGGAGACATAATgtagcatgcacacacacacctatgatTTTATAAACTGGATTATTCATTTTTATagcacccatcaccataatatctgggcCCTAGACAAGGTTCCCTTTgacaatattttgtattttttcccctttagctcACTGGGCCAGGAGATACACTGAAGTGAATAGTATTCTCATAACATCAGGAAAGGGTATGAACTCATTCTTTGGCTTATGCCCTAAACTCTAATTAACGGGGGCTAGGAAGAAACTTTTCCTATGAGCAGGTTATTCCATAGTTGCTTCTACAGGtatcttgtaccttcctctgaagcagctggtactggctaCCATCAAAGACAGGATAGCGATTAGATGGgtcactggtctgatccagtatattTCCACCTTACATTGCCAAGTGAGGCATCAACTGAAGTGTGGCTTCTAGGATTCCATTACCAATATATTAGTACCCTACTCAATTCTCAAATGTGGCTTGTTGTGTCATTCATTTTGTTGGCAGGAATGTCAATATTTTATTACCTTTTCACTATTCAGCTAGTCCAGGCAGCAGAAAATGTTCAGTCTGTTTACCAGCTCTGACTGTGTTTAACGATGCAACAGAATAAAATGACTAAAGAATCCAACACCGCTGCCATTTGCCTCTGCTTTGTGAAAGCTGGTGCTGGAGTATCTTACCTGTCTAAATGATTCTTCTTCTTGATCTTCCAGGAGAGTATTCTCATCGAAGTCAATTAGACGATCATACATTTGAATGTTGTATTCCTCCCAAGATACTAATCCATCACCATCTTTATCATATTCACCAaactgttgtttagcctcttgcgTAACATAATGCTTAAAAGACTGCTGGATCCATGAACTTAGCTCATCTGTGGAAATGCCACATAATGCAATGAAATctttattttaacctttttttttaattgaaaaagcaATTACAGTAAATGTTGCATTTTCTACATTCCTAAACAGCATTAACAAGGTCTCTTCACATTCAAACAGTGGAAAATTTTACTTGTTAAAATAATTACATGCAATCACGTAAACAGGGCTTCAGTTGTGCCACAGAAATCCACTTTCTCTAGAATATTCCTGTTTTTCATGCCAGCCAAGAGAGAGAACCAACCAGTGCTAAAATCCTATGTTATTCCCATGTAGCAGTACTTTCTCCATTAATACTATTAGTAGCATGAAACTGATTACCATCATGATGCCTATTTCAAATTGTTTACAGGGCTAGAAAATACATGAGGAACAGTATAGTTTAACCAAAATCTGTGGGTACAAAAGGCATACTGTGTAAAGACAACTTTCTGCAAAACAAAATTcaaccattttaaaaagtattcaaTATACCAGATTTTTGCATTCTGAAAAGTGTGACAAGCACAAATTATAAATGAGTACAATACATACAGCTATATAAATCCATCAATATCCCCTAAAGTTAATTATCCAAAAGAAAATACTACCAAAGGATTTCCACTTAAAATGAGCCCCAACTAGGCCTTATAAATTTTGGAGTAGACATTAAGCTTTGTTTTTCAAGGAAATATAGCAATTAACAAAAACCCCAAGATGTAGCCAATTGGCAAGTTCTCCCTCTTATACTTAGATGTCTTAACCACCCAATTAAAAAGAATATTTCCCAAGATCATATtttcaataaattaaaaaccccaAAACGCACGCATGCACATTTATGCACTCACACCCTTCCTATTATTAGAAAAAGAATCTCTAGTCAAAGCCATTAAATTCCAGTGCAATTCTGAAAAGTGACAAATGTAGTCTGAAATGGCACCTTTTTATTCAGATGATCTGCACTCCCACCGTTTCACAGCAGTCTCTTACGCTAAAATAAGTTTGTGTTACTTTATTCCTTTTAGCAATACAAAACTAATACAACTTACAGGGGGGGCCCTGTGAAGTTAAGTTGCTCagcctttggcttcagccctggatggcagggctcagggtccCAGGCATCAGCCCTGTGTGGTGCCCTCGGCCTCAGTGAGTCTATTgccggccctgcttggcggaccccagGGACCCttgttgagaactgctgctataGAAGAAACTTAAGAAGGAATTGATTCTAACTGTCTCTCTCTTAGCTGTGTTTACTAAGAAGGAGTAACAAGAGTAAAAAAGCAGAAACATCTTATTTTTGCACTGAAAGAATCAGATAGGATTCTGGATACATACAAGACAGTTACTTTGCAATCccaaaggagtacctgtggctccttagaggctaaccaatttattggagcataagctttcgtgagctacagctcacttcattggatgcatactgtggaaaatacagaagatgtttgtttttaaacacacaaatcatgaaaaaatgggtgtttatcacgacaaaaggttttctctccccccacctcactctcctgctggtaatagcctatgtaaagtgatcactctccttacaagaaTACTGCACAGGCTCAAGGGAAACATGTTGTAGGGACTGACAAGTTTAGACACCTGGTAACTAAAGAACGGACCTTACCAATGGGGGCAGATAGAAAAGAAGTGGGGAGAATCCCAACAGTGAAGACACCCTCTTTCATATCACACTCTAGCCAGTATTTGTTAGATATACATGCAGCTGCCCCCTTCTGGCAACTGAGACTCTCTCACACCAGAACTTTTTGATTGTATCTCTGCTACCTGTCCCTCCATCTCCACATTTTGAGTCTTCCTCTCCTGTTAACAGCTCCACTGCTTGCCTTTCCTGCTTCCTATAGCTTTCCAGAATAGCAGAGTGAAATCAACAGGTCAACTTTAACACTTAGTCACAGGAGAGTAGCAGTGAATTTGACCACTCACTTGTTACTACTATCTCTCTGCAATAGCTTCACAAAGCTATGAGCAGCAACAGAGACACACAACAGTGTCTGTAGACAAAGAAAGACACAGCTACGCTACTAGGTTTGCAACTCAAGATTTTTAAGTATCACACTGCACTATTTTCTCACCCCTACCCACTGTGTACATGAGTTTTTTCCAGTGACACAAAATCTGTGTGCAGCCCCTACCATCAGTAAGGAATCCATCGGAGTCCAAGTCAATTTTCTTTATGATGGCCTTCAGTCTCTTTTGCTGTTCTTCGGGACTGAGTTTAGCGTATTCCTCTGCTCCGTCctttggaaggagagagagaaaaacaacaacaacagaactaACACACAAAAGTCTGTTACAGCCCTGCCACTTCTGAACAGAGGGGCAGATTAAAATATCTCCCCCCgacaaaaaaataaatcacacaacAACCagcactaatttaaaaaaaaaagggggggggggagagctctCAACGGGATGGGTGTCATCTTTCAGTAGCGTTCAGAGCCTCCCGCCCTAGGAGACgggctgctgcagctctgggaCTCATCGCCCGGCGCCCGCTGGCTGCGGACTGTGCTCCAAGAAGGGCAGGAAGCTCCGCGCTCACCAGTGCGGGTGTGAGGGGGCTCCCGGGCCGCTCACCTGGCCTCCGAGCAGCGCCTCCCGGTCGTAGTCGGCCCGGTGGTCGCCGTCCACGTAGTGCTGGTCGCTGGGTCCCCCGCACGCCGCGCGCAGCACCCCGAGCACCAAGCCCAGCCACAGCAGCGGCGGGGGCCGCATCGCGCCCGCGTCTCCGCCGAAGGAGGAGCAgagctggcggcggcgctgctgCCGTCcgccctggctggctggctcgaCAGGCTGGGACCAGAAGGCTGGTGGGGCCCACCCGGCTGGCGGCTCGTTCGCTCGCTCGCTCTACGAAGACGCGGCTGCAGAGCCGGACACAGCGCCCCGCACCGGCTGCGAGCAGCCTcggcagggagagaggggctgTGAACGGAGCCGGGCTATAGCGGTGCCCAGCGATCCCAGGCCCCGCCTGGTTCAGAGCAACTTGGGTTCCGCCTCCCCCACCTACGCTGAGGGAGTCCGTGGAGTGCAGCGAGGAACAGACTTGCCGAGTCACAGCTCTCTAACCACAAGCCCCTACTCCCATGCTGAGCTGCGaagagaggacccaggagtcctgatgtccagtcccctgttctaaccactagcccacactcagcctggaattgaacccaagagtcctggctctccTGGGTTAGGCCCATGTCGTTGCCATTCAACATCCTCCTTCCCACCAGAGCTCTTTAACTTACTAtaccatttaaaaaggaaaaaataaaatgactttGGACCCTGGGCTcaccgtcccccctcccccccgcattgCCCTtggccctcactccctccccagTCATCTTGCCCATCGCCCTTGGCACCCTCTGTCTCCCTACCCACCTGcctatccagggcttaatttgtgccctggcttgccagggctgagtaagtctgctgtgaaaattgATATTTGTATGGTTgttaatatcatttttcacaacctcccagctagctagtaagtctgctatgaagagtgatattaacaaacgtaCAAATATCAATTTTCGCAGCAGCAggcttactagctagcaagtcttaaaaaaaaaaaaaaaaaaaggcaaccgaaagcaacaacaacaacaaaatacaagGATGtacaaagcaccttatttgtgtttctattctgtttaggtccagtaaagaatagagaactgtatgtcatttttattattgagtctgcaataaAACCCTATATAAATAACTTATAATGATTTGGACATATagctgtgcatatttatttgttttccctaaagttaattaagtattttaagaaAATTTGTCATaatggccaccagcaagagttggtggccgcactttgaggccaccaaaaattttatTGTGAGAACCCCAGAAGGTTTACTTAGACCAGCCTCttaaggttccttccagccttaCAATTCTATGGTTCAAAGAAAAGGATAAGTCCTGTAACTGTTCATCACTGtttcagaaaacaaattaaaacttgGTCAGTTTCTGTACTGGCGCTGACCATAATTTGTCTTTGCACTTTCGGCAAAACTGTGTTCAGACTAATTGAGCTGTACCCGCTGCTAACACCCAACAGCAACAAACCAAAGCATCTTTGCAGCATGTTTTAAGAGCTGTTAGGTGCACCACATACATTTCATGGTCCACAACTATTATAACAGATTTCCCAGATAACATTAATTCAGTGCAGATGTGTTACATGCAAGCTTATTTGCAATGTGGTCATGCATTGAGATGACCAAAGATAGGAAAAGGAGGAAATATGATTACAAGGgtaataaaacaaacagaacacaaaCATGTTatatgtatggtttcagaggaacagccgtgttagtctgtattcgcaaaaagaaaaggagtactttggcaccttagagactaaccaatttatttgagcatgagctttcctgagctacagacACTCAGAATGCAATGTAAATGATACTCAGTAAATTATCACTATCTTGAAATCCATATACTTCATATTTGAACAGTATAAGACTATACTCTTTATAATTATCACAGAATTGTTGCTCAGTTTACATTATTCTGACAGTGAAATAATACAAAATGATATGCATaatagaaaataacagaaaatcaAGGTACATTAATTGCTAGCTGAAAAGCAGCAAAATTAAAATTTAGAAATGTCAACGTTCTAGTAAAAAAAACCAGATAGAACAGACAATGTTACCTGTTTGAGATTATTGTTAAGCATTCCATTGGCTTCGTTGCTGGGAATCTGCTGTCATGCTAACAATTAAATAGAAACAGATTCAGGTTTGCAAAGTACTCAGAGAACAAAAGAAaccaaaagctcatgctcaaataaattggttagtcgctaaggtgccacaagtactccttttctttttatgttatatgtatatatattaggCAAAAAAGTACAGTTCATGAATAACACTTCCCAAGAGGGAAAACATAGGAGATTTATATTCTTCTCTTGAAAATTTGCCTGTGTCAAAGTGTTTCTCAACATTCTTAATTAGTTCTACAATAACATTTAGAGTCATTCTGCTGGGGTCAAGACTCTTCCATAATCTTGGTCATTTTAGAATTAGAAATGGtaccacaggggaaaaaaaagttcttgCCCTCTGTATTAGTGGAATTTTCTGATCAAACACCTGTGCCCTCAGATTAGGATCTACAAGGGACCAGTCCTTCATAAAGGTCTCGAAATTTTTACTGCTTAGTTTGCCTGATAATCATTTTAATGTTCATATCAGAACCTTCCAGTTCACTGCAGGTAAGATTTCTGATCTGAATAATCTTTGATTTTACCGCTTTCTTCATCAATGCCATCAGTTAGGACTACAATAATGATATATTTTCCCCACCCTATGGTTTCATTATTTGGAGCTGCTCTTTTAATTGCAAAGAAATTCTTTTTAGGAAGTTGTGTTCCAAACAGATTTTTGActgtgttggatttttttttgcctcGCTTTCTAATAACTGTGCTTAACCTCTAGTTTCTTTTGTTCTCTGAGTGCTTTGCAAACCTGAATCTGTTTCTATTTAATTGTTAGCATGACAGCAGATTCCCAGCAACGAAGCCAATGGAATGCTTAACAATAATCTCAAACAGGTAACATTGTCTGTTCTATCTGGTTTTTTTTACTAGAACGTTGACATTTCTAAATTTTAATTTTGCTGCTTTTCAGCTAGCAATTAATGTACCTtgattttctgttattttctattATGCATATCATTTTGTATTATTTCACTGTCAGAATAATGTAAACTGAGCAACAATTCTGTGATAATTATAAAGAGTATAGTCTTATACTGTTCAAATATGAAGTATATGGATTTCAAGATAGTGATaatttactaaaaagaaaaggagttcttgtggcaccttagagactaaccaatttatttgagcatgagcttttaaTTTACTGAGTATCATTTACATTGCATTCTGAGTGTTGTTCTAAATGATTTATAGCACCCTTCATTACGAAGGATTCAAGAGTGTTTTTGAAATTTAAGACACTACAGATGTGATTTTCCACTGCTTTACACTTAGTATAGCCATTTACACCTGGATGAACTGGTTATACACTACCACCATTCTGATTTGATATCAGTTACTGGTACTATAtatcaaatcagaatggtagtatTTGGTATCACATGCTCAGGCAAGATACTAGGGAGGAGTGTACAGAGGCAGAGGAACTGAGATGTGGCAGCATACAAAACACAGCCATTTTGGGGTGTGGCAGAGGGGATGAGGAAGAACACAGAAACATGGTTGTTTTCAGTTGTAGGGTATTGGGGACAGCGCACATGTGTGGCCACACCCAGGTGTGGCAGTAGAGATAACACACAGCTATGACTGCACTGAGGCATGGCAGAAGGAAGCATGCAGATGTGGCATGTCAGGCATGACAATGGTGTAGTGTAAAGACATAACTATGCTCAGGTGTGGCGGGGAGGAATGTACAGACATCACTGTGCTGGGGACATGGTAGCATGGCTGTGCAAAGGTGTGTAAGGGGGCAATGAACAGATGTGGCTGTAAGAAGGCATGGCTGAGTGGCATGATGGAATGCTAAAACCATATTATAAAGTTGAACCACAAGGTGGGATTGTGTGTGACATAGCTTACTTGAGCTGGTAGCAGCTGTACCTGGCAGTGCATTAAAGTGTCTGAAAGAGAATACGTCTCTTAGTATCTCCCTGATGGAAGTTCTGTAGTCAGTCCAAATCCGGTACAGAAGCCTGACCTGCTAGTAGCAGGCAGCCTTGCAACCTACTGTGTACAAGGAGTACACATGACACAGGGAATGCAGACATGACAGTTGAAGGCAAGGGCAGAGAGAGCATACAGATGTAGGTCATGGGTGTGCTCAGGCATGGCAATGAGGGAGTGGACAGACATGGCCATGCTCAGGCATTGCAATAGGAAAGGCAAATAGACACGGCTGTGCTCAGGCATGGCAGACTGGAAGCATACAGACATGGCTGTTGTCAGTTGTGGCAATGTGGAGGACACATGTGGCCATGGGATATGGAGAGTGCAtttaaaacagtattttattGTCACTCTTTTGTGTCCCCACACTACCACACTGGTCCTGTGTGACACTCTGAGACAACTACATTGTACCTAGTGATAATAAaccttattattattatgcatGAATTAATACAAATACATTTCACTATTTTTTCCCTGCCTTCAGTTTCCTCATGGATGGGGAAAATGGAAGATTCTGTCACTCCTATAGGTGCGAGATCACACCCGAGGCCTAAAAACCCTGTGTACGTAATACACCATTTCTGACTGAGGAGAGCTGCAAGTCatgtcccctccctgtgcctcagtttccccatctataaaacagggatgGCAATGCTTAGTTCCTTTGTCTATtgctttgaaatctacagatgaaaagcactatttaagagctagatattattattatttaggcaTTGGGCTACAGTGTGTGCGTTGAAGGGAGGGAAGGGCTGAGATGTACCACACAAGTCCCTCTACAGCCCGCACTCCATTCTGGCAATGACAGCAGATCAACCCATTTGTGGTACCTTTTATCTACCCTGCCGCTCTCTATGCCAGGGTTCCTCCCCCCTCTGCCACTCTTCCATCAGAGTCCATTTCCCTTTCTTAACCGCATCTCCGGCATCTTGTCCCCAGTGCTGCCTATCTGCTCCTCCCCTGCTCTGGATT
Coding sequences within:
- the RCN2 gene encoding reticulocalbin-2 isoform X2, which codes for MRPPPLLWLGLVLGVLRAACGGPSDQHYVDGDHRADYDREALLGGQDGAEEYAKLSPEEQQKRLKAIIKKIDLDSDGFLTDDELSSWIQQSFKHYVTQEAKQQFGEYDKDGDGLVSWEEYNIQMYDRLIDFDENTLLEDQEEESFRQLHLKDKKRFEKANRDEVPGLNLNEFIAFEHPEEAEYMTEFVIQEALEEHDKNGDGLVSLEEFLGDYRRDPTANEDPEWILVEKDRFVNDYDKDNDGKLNPQELLTWVVPNNQGIAQEEVRIKEENMQV